The following coding sequences are from one Microtus pennsylvanicus isolate mMicPen1 chromosome 1, mMicPen1.hap1, whole genome shotgun sequence window:
- the Gpr156 gene encoding putative G-protein coupled receptor 156, translating to MELEINCSEFCDSFPDQELDRRPLHDLCKTTLIDSQHSGADVSPLSPALLGVVWTFLSCGLLLVLFFLAFTIRCRKNRIVKMSSPNLNIVTLLGSCLTYSSAYLFGIQDASVGNSMEALVQMRLSMLCIGTSLVFGPILGKSWRLYKVFTQRVPDKRVIIKDLQLLGLVAVLVVADVILLVTWVLTDPIQCLQILGVSVKVTGRDVSCSLTNTHACASRYSDVWIALVWGCKGLLLLYGAYLAGLTNHVSSPPVNQSLTIMVGVNLLLLTAGLIFVLTKYLHSWPNLVFGFTSGGIFVCTTTVNCCVFLPQLKQWKAFEGENQTTQRMAKYFSTPSKPFHSQFDEDQNGHLRDEKSCMERLLTEKNAVIESLQEQVNNAKAKIVKLMSSECSYDSPEWTVPHSASAHGLAVQGPSEHPTASENAVGAAAEDSLHASVASQYLKSPGASKRDDSPSRDQKDSLTLKQFCDHLDRGCSPKPQAEQSEGPERGDQGPMTPSQSFMPDGVGCDPHRTKQNSEEVPERPPQVSSVVREKLQEVLQELDLRPEAPLSPLPCSQQLWKSTTSRSPQKLSPSKLGFSPYVVRRRRAAQRARSHIPASVALNMGQQANRAVSGAQSGLVEQSRDSPRLDHQNARSKVPRSCSVKLSPLSDPPQRRSALEGSKRCQPEPQGAGGCDVSVPCQPSAFAPRPPSSPGLPRHRQSRLLVSPGYPALSSGCYNLDSESSSSDEFFCRCHRPYCELCFQSSSDSGDSDTSDSDLEQASGRASWEKLWSRSKPVVNFKDDLKPTLV from the exons GATTGTGAAGATGTCCAGCCCCAATCTGAACATTGTGACCTTACTGGGCAGCTGTCTGACTTACAGTAGTGCTTACCTTTTTGGGATTCAAGATGCTTCAGTGGGGAATTCAATGGAAGCGCTCGTGCAG ATGAGACTGTCCATGCTATGCATTGGGACATCCCTTGTGTTCGGCCCTATTCTGGGGAAGAGCTGGCGACTCTACAAGGTGTTCACCCAGAGGGTCCCCGACAAGAGAGTG ATTATCAAAGACCTGCAGTTGCTGGGGTTGGTGGCAGTCCTGGTGGTGGCTGATGTCATCCTGCTTGTCACGTGGGTGCTGACTGATCCCATCCAGTGCCTCCAGATCCTTGGTGTGAGCGTGAAG GTGACAGGGAGAGATGTGTCTTGCTCATTGACCAACACACACGCCTGTGCTTCGCGGTACTCCGATGTCTGGATTGCTCTGGTTTGGGGATGCAAG gggctgctgctgctgtatgGTGCTTACCTGGCTGGCCTGACCAACCATGTCAGCTCTCCTCCGGTGAACCAATCCTTGACCATCATGGTCGGAGTCAACCTCCTGCTGCTCACCGCGGGCCTGATTTTCGTGCTCACCAAATACTTGCACTCCTGGCCCAATCTAGTCTTTGGATTCACATCTGGAGGGATCTTCGTTTGCACAACCACTGTGAACTGCTGTGTGTTCCTTCCCCAG CTGAAGCAATGGAAGGCATTtgaaggagaaaaccaaacaaCCCAACGCATGGCCAAATATTTCAGCACTCCTAGCAAACCCTTCCACAGCCAGTTTGATGAGGACCAGAACGGCCACCTGAGGGACGAGAAGAGCTGCATGGAGAGGCTTCTCACAGAA AAAAACGCAGTAATCGAAAGCCTGCAAGAACAAGTCAACAACGCCAAGGCGAAGATAGTAAAGCTGATGTCTTCGGAGTGCTCCTACGACTCCCCGGAGTGGACTGTCCCACATTCAGCCTCGGCCCATGGGCTGGCAGTTCAGGGACCTTCAGAACACCCCACTGCCTCTGAGAATGCTGTCGGTGCAGCTGCGGAGGACTCCCTGCATGCCTCGGTGGCCTCCCAGTACCTGAAAAGCCCTGGGGCATCTAAAAGGGACGATAGTCCTTCCCGAGACCAAAAGGATAGCCTGACTTTGAAACAGTTCTGTGATCATTTGGACAGAGGTTGCAGCCCGAAGCCACAGGCTGAACAAAGTGAGGGTCCAGAAAGAGGTGATCAAGGACCCATGACACCCAGCCAGAGTTTCATGCCTGATGGAGTGGGGTGTGACCCCCATAGGACCAAGCAGAATTCAGAGGAAGTCCCAGAGAGGCCACCTCAGGTCAGTTCAGTGGTCAGAGAGAAGCTTCAGGAAGTCCTACAAGAGCTGGACCTGAGACCCGAGGCTCCCCTTTCCCCACTACCTTGTTCCCAACAGCTTTGGAAGAGCACCACTTCCCGCAGTCCCCAGAAGCTGTCCCCATCTAAACTGGGTTTCAGCCCATATGTGGTGAGGAGGAGACGGGCAGCCCAGCGGGCTCGCTCTCATATCCCTGCTTCTGTGGCCCTCAATATGGGGCAACAGGCAAATAGGGCGGTTTCTGGTGCGCAAAGCGGGCTGGTTGAGCAGAGCCGGGACAGCCCCAGGCTGGACCACCAAAATGCGAGGTCCAAGGTACCACGGTCCTGTTCTGTAAAACTGTCACCACTCTCAGATCCTCCCCAGAGACGGAGTGCCCTAGAGGGTAGCAAGCGATGCCAGCCCGAGCCTCAGGGGGCTGGAGGATGCGATGTAAGCGTTCCATGCCAACCTTCCGCTTTTGCCCCACGTCCACCGTCTTCACCAGGTCTGCCCAGGCACCGTCAGTCTCGACTCCTAGTGTCCCCTGGATATCCTGCCTTGTCCTCTGGGTGCTACAACCTGGACAGTGAGTCCAGCAGCTCGGACGAATTCTTTTGTCGCTGCCACCGGCCGTACTGTGAACTCTGCTTCCAGAGCTCTTCAGACTCTGGTGACAGCGACACCTCAGACAGTGACCTTGAGCAGGCTTCAGGACGAGCCTCCTGGGAAAAGCTGTGGTCCCGCTCCAAGCCTGTTGTGAACTTTAAAGATGACTTGAAGCCCACACTAGTGTGA